A single region of the Nocardioides aurantiacus genome encodes:
- a CDS encoding XdhC family protein, with the protein MREVLDDLLRWWEQGETVGVGTVVATFQSAPRPAGASMLVGPGGEAVGSVSGGCVEGAVYELGQDVVGSGEPVLQRYGVSDEDAFSVGLTCGGILDVYVEKVDQQTFPELGEVAADIAAGRPVALATVIEHPDPAWLGRRLVVRPEEVGGRLGSDRATDAVADDARGLLASGHNATLTYGPDGERRGEGMRVFVWAFAPAPRMLVFGAIDFAAAVASVGKFLGYRVTVCDARPVFATATRFPEADEVIVKWPHKFLAEELEAQRIDPRTVICVLTHDPKFDVPVLEKALRIPEVAYVGAMGSRRTHTDRLDRLREAGLSEAELGRLHSPIGLDLGARTPEETAVSIAAEIIAGRWGGSGDRLSTTDGRIHAHAARDLDPSLPVA; encoded by the coding sequence GTGCGTGAGGTCCTGGACGACCTGCTGCGCTGGTGGGAGCAGGGCGAGACCGTGGGGGTGGGCACCGTGGTGGCCACCTTCCAGTCCGCGCCCCGGCCCGCCGGCGCGTCCATGCTGGTGGGACCCGGCGGCGAGGCCGTCGGGTCGGTCTCCGGCGGCTGCGTCGAGGGCGCGGTCTACGAGCTCGGCCAGGACGTCGTGGGCAGTGGCGAGCCCGTGCTGCAGCGCTACGGCGTCTCCGACGAGGACGCGTTCTCGGTCGGCCTGACCTGCGGCGGCATCCTGGACGTCTACGTCGAGAAGGTCGACCAGCAGACGTTCCCCGAGCTGGGCGAGGTCGCGGCCGACATCGCCGCCGGTCGACCGGTCGCGCTGGCGACCGTGATCGAGCACCCCGACCCCGCGTGGCTGGGTCGCCGGCTCGTCGTACGGCCCGAGGAGGTGGGTGGCCGGCTCGGCAGCGACCGCGCCACCGACGCCGTGGCCGACGACGCCCGCGGGCTGCTGGCCTCGGGCCACAACGCGACGCTGACCTACGGACCCGACGGGGAGCGTCGGGGAGAGGGGATGCGGGTCTTCGTGTGGGCCTTCGCGCCCGCGCCGCGGATGCTGGTCTTCGGCGCCATCGACTTCGCGGCGGCCGTCGCCTCGGTCGGCAAGTTCCTCGGCTACCGCGTCACGGTGTGCGACGCCCGGCCGGTCTTCGCCACGGCCACGCGCTTCCCCGAGGCCGACGAGGTGATCGTGAAGTGGCCGCACAAGTTCCTCGCCGAGGAGCTGGAGGCCCAGCGCATCGACCCCCGCACGGTGATCTGCGTGCTGACCCACGACCCCAAGTTCGACGTGCCCGTGCTGGAGAAGGCGCTGCGCATCCCCGAGGTCGCCTACGTCGGCGCGATGGGGTCGCGGCGCACCCACACCGACCGTCTCGACCGGCTCCGCGAGGCCGGCCTGAGTGAGGCCGAGCTCGGCCGACTGCACAGTCCGATCGGGCTCGACCTGGGCGCTCGTACGCCGGAGGAGACGGCCGTCAGCATCGCCGCGGAGATCATCGCCGGGCGCTGGGGCGGCAGCGGCGACCGGCTCTCGACCACCGACGGGCGGATCCACGCCCACGCCGCCCGCGACCTCGACCCGTCCCTCCCGGTGGCCTGA
- a CDS encoding alpha/beta hydrolase family protein, producing the protein MGVPVGSGGRVTRRTALLGAAGLTLTACAGSEQPDASPTGSSSATASPSATTSPSPSASTSPSPSATADALPPVERRVSLPQLMREDFDGGPVTRVRRQSVTDAYERWEVTYPAGGTTVSGILLRPRGRGPFPAVVLCHGYIEPSVYVTGQGLAREQDYLARAGFVVLHTDYRGHAASDPAGDVERESRLGYTRDALHAVASLKQLPAVDPERVAMLGRSMGGGVTLNALVAQPGAVRAAVVYASVSSLFTENLDQFTIPNRPESAQELARRFGTRRGAPDFYAGLSSRTYFDRVTEPVLIHHGTADDTCPPPWSRRTHRLLRAADVDSTLRLYEGEQHAFIPQWPLSMERTVRFLRRRLDA; encoded by the coding sequence ATGGGTGTCCCGGTGGGCTCTGGCGGTCGCGTGACGCGGCGTACGGCGCTGCTGGGCGCGGCCGGGCTGACCCTCACGGCCTGCGCGGGCTCCGAGCAGCCCGACGCCTCGCCGACGGGGTCCTCCTCAGCGACCGCCTCGCCCTCCGCGACCACGTCCCCCTCGCCCTCCGCAAGCACGTCCCCCTCGCCGAGCGCCACCGCCGACGCGCTGCCGCCGGTCGAGCGCCGGGTCTCGCTGCCGCAGCTGATGCGCGAGGACTTCGACGGCGGTCCCGTCACGCGGGTGCGGCGACAGTCGGTGACCGACGCCTACGAGCGGTGGGAGGTCACCTACCCCGCCGGCGGCACGACCGTGTCCGGGATCCTGCTGCGGCCGCGGGGCCGGGGACCGTTCCCGGCGGTGGTGCTGTGCCACGGCTACATCGAGCCCTCGGTCTACGTCACCGGCCAGGGGCTGGCGCGCGAGCAGGACTACCTCGCCCGGGCGGGCTTCGTGGTGCTGCACACCGACTACCGCGGCCACGCTGCCAGCGACCCGGCCGGCGACGTCGAGCGGGAGAGCCGGCTGGGCTACACCCGCGACGCCCTGCACGCCGTGGCCTCGCTCAAGCAGCTGCCCGCCGTCGACCCCGAGCGCGTGGCGATGCTGGGGCGCTCCATGGGTGGCGGCGTCACCCTCAACGCGCTCGTCGCCCAGCCCGGCGCGGTCCGGGCCGCGGTCGTCTACGCCTCGGTCAGCTCGCTGTTCACCGAGAACCTCGACCAGTTCACGATCCCCAACCGGCCCGAGTCGGCCCAGGAGCTCGCGCGACGTTTCGGGACCCGTCGCGGGGCGCCCGACTTCTACGCCGGACTGTCCTCGCGCACCTACTTCGACCGGGTCACCGAGCCGGTGCTGATCCACCACGGCACGGCCGACGACACCTGCCCTCCGCCCTGGTCGCGGCGTACGCACCGGCTGCTGCGCGCCGCCGACGTCGACTCCACGCTGCGCCTCTACGAGGGCGAGCAGCACGCCTTCATCCCGCAGTGGCCGCTGTCGATGGAGCGCACGGTGCGCTTCCTGCGACGCCGGCTCGACGCCTGA
- a CDS encoding AAA family ATPase, with product MELTSPDAVTAALASTGYLADDDLATVVFLSASMQRPLLLEGEPGTGKTALAEALAELTGTPLIRLQCYEGIDASQALYDWDFARQILHLRTLEAAAASRAPGAGAFDAGEAEKSLFDERFLLARPVLQALRQAPAVLLVDEIDRADDEFEAFLLEVLSSWSVSIPELGTVVAATPPLVVLTSNRTRELHDALKRRCLYHWIDHPGLAREVAIVRSRLPEVSERLAEQVATVVQGLRTEHLLKAPGVAETLDWARALQRLGAEELDLDTASRTLGTVVKYREDTDRVKQALDRMLAG from the coding sequence ATGGAGCTCACTTCTCCGGACGCGGTGACGGCTGCCCTCGCGAGCACCGGCTACCTCGCCGACGACGACCTGGCCACGGTCGTGTTCCTGAGCGCCTCGATGCAGCGACCGCTGCTGCTCGAGGGCGAGCCCGGCACCGGCAAGACGGCGCTCGCCGAGGCGCTGGCCGAGCTGACGGGGACGCCGCTGATCCGGCTCCAGTGCTACGAGGGCATCGACGCCTCGCAGGCGCTCTACGACTGGGACTTCGCGCGCCAGATCCTGCACCTGCGCACCCTGGAGGCCGCCGCCGCGTCGCGCGCCCCGGGGGCGGGCGCGTTCGACGCCGGGGAGGCGGAGAAGTCGCTGTTCGACGAGCGGTTCCTGCTCGCCCGGCCGGTGCTGCAGGCGCTGCGCCAGGCACCGGCGGTGCTGCTGGTCGACGAGATCGACCGGGCCGACGACGAGTTCGAGGCGTTCCTGCTCGAGGTGCTCTCGAGCTGGTCGGTGAGCATCCCCGAGCTCGGCACCGTCGTGGCCGCCACCCCGCCTCTCGTGGTGCTGACCTCCAACCGCACCCGCGAGCTGCACGACGCCCTCAAGCGCCGCTGCCTCTACCACTGGATCGACCACCCTGGCCTGGCCCGCGAGGTGGCCATCGTGCGCAGCCGGCTGCCCGAGGTGAGCGAGAGGCTCGCCGAGCAGGTCGCGACCGTGGTGCAGGGGCTGCGCACCGAGCACCTGCTCAAGGCGCCGGGCGTGGCCGAGACCCTCGACTGGGCCCGCGCGCTGCAGCGCCTCGGCGCGGAGGAGCTCGACCTCGACACCGCCTCGCGCACGCTCGGCACCGTGGTGAAGTACCGCGAGGACACCGACCGCGTGAAGCAGGCCCTCGACCGGATGCTGGCCGGCTGA
- a CDS encoding winged helix-turn-helix transcriptional regulator, giving the protein MAGDVDVRAGQTRADGASGHAAPLCDAALGHAFELLGKRWNGVILGSLMDGPAGFAEVRRATGISDSVLADRLAGLTAAGLVVREVDEGPPVAVHYRLAPRGVALVPVLQDLMTWARDHLDLEPPPAGC; this is encoded by the coding sequence ATGGCCGGGGACGTCGACGTGCGCGCGGGGCAGACCCGCGCCGACGGGGCGTCGGGCCACGCCGCGCCGCTGTGCGACGCCGCGCTCGGTCACGCGTTCGAGCTCCTCGGCAAGCGCTGGAACGGCGTCATCCTGGGGTCGTTGATGGACGGGCCGGCGGGCTTCGCGGAGGTGCGCCGCGCGACCGGCATCAGCGACTCGGTGCTCGCCGACCGGCTCGCAGGCCTGACCGCGGCCGGTCTCGTGGTGCGCGAGGTCGACGAGGGGCCGCCGGTGGCGGTGCACTACCGGCTCGCTCCGCGGGGCGTCGCCCTGGTGCCGGTGCTGCAGGACCTGATGACGTGGGCGCGCGACCACCTCGACCTCGAGCCGCCCCCGGCCGGTTGCTAG
- a CDS encoding VOC family protein, translating to MTEPASTPPPTVWPAFNARDPRAMIDFLVAIGFEATAVYGDEHEVAHAQLDWPEGGGVMFGSVKDHGLSRPPGGAGLYVVTADPRAVHDRAVAAGARITRAPENPDYAGPDGWEFSLEDPEGNAWSFGSYPGEPRAGG from the coding sequence ATGACCGAACCTGCGAGCACCCCGCCTCCCACCGTCTGGCCCGCCTTCAACGCCCGCGACCCGCGGGCGATGATCGACTTCCTGGTCGCGATCGGGTTCGAGGCCACGGCCGTCTACGGCGACGAGCACGAGGTCGCCCACGCGCAGCTCGACTGGCCCGAGGGCGGCGGCGTGATGTTCGGCAGCGTGAAGGACCACGGCCTGTCGCGGCCGCCGGGCGGCGCCGGCCTCTACGTCGTGACCGCCGACCCGCGCGCGGTCCACGACCGCGCCGTCGCGGCCGGTGCCCGGATCACCCGCGCCCCCGAGAACCCCGACTACGCCGGCCCCGACGGCTGGGAGTTCTCGCTGGAGGACCCCGAGGGCAACGCCTGGTCCTTCGGCTCCTACCCCGGCGAGCCCCGCGCCGGGGGCTGA
- a CDS encoding DUF2256 and DUF3253 domain-containing protein: protein MPPADKTCASCGRRIEWRKKWERDWDEVRYCSTACRKHKVSATDERLEASILDLLGSRKGGATICPSEAARRVGGEDEDAWRELMEPARRAARRLVAAGEVEITQGGKVVDPSTAKGAIRIRKAH from the coding sequence GTGCCTCCCGCCGACAAGACCTGCGCCTCCTGCGGCCGCCGCATCGAGTGGCGCAAGAAGTGGGAGCGCGACTGGGACGAGGTGAGGTACTGCTCCACCGCCTGTCGCAAGCACAAGGTCTCGGCCACCGACGAGCGTCTGGAGGCCTCGATCCTCGACCTGCTGGGCAGCCGCAAGGGCGGGGCGACCATCTGCCCGTCGGAGGCCGCCCGCCGGGTCGGCGGCGAGGACGAGGACGCCTGGCGCGAGCTGATGGAGCCCGCCCGGCGCGCGGCCCGGCGCCTGGTCGCAGCCGGGGAGGTCGAGATCACCCAGGGCGGCAAGGTCGTCGACCCCTCCACCGCCAAGGGCGCCATCCGGATCAGGAAGGCCCACTAG
- a CDS encoding alpha-ketoglutarate-dependent dioxygenase AlkB: MSVDFQASLFEGSRVGVGPLAGRVQRTELSRGAWVDLLPGWFEGADQVFEDLVARVPWRAEKRPMYDGVVDVPRLLHTYGTGDPLPHPALVEAREALSAHYAPELGEPFVTAGCCYYRDGRDSVAWHGDDLGRGRTVDTMVAIVSFGSPRKLQLRPVGGQLAVSHALGHGDLVVMGGSCQRTWEHAVPKTARPVGPRISVQFRPRNVF, from the coding sequence ATGTCCGTGGACTTCCAGGCCTCGCTGTTCGAGGGCTCCCGCGTGGGGGTCGGTCCGCTCGCCGGGCGGGTGCAGCGCACCGAGCTGAGCCGCGGCGCGTGGGTGGACCTGCTGCCCGGCTGGTTCGAGGGCGCCGACCAGGTCTTCGAGGACCTCGTCGCACGAGTGCCCTGGCGCGCCGAGAAGCGGCCGATGTACGACGGCGTCGTCGACGTCCCGCGCCTGCTCCACACCTACGGCACCGGCGACCCGCTCCCCCACCCCGCGCTGGTCGAGGCCCGCGAGGCGCTCTCGGCGCACTACGCGCCGGAGCTGGGCGAGCCGTTCGTGACGGCAGGCTGCTGCTACTACCGCGACGGCCGCGACTCGGTCGCCTGGCACGGCGACGACCTCGGCCGGGGCCGCACCGTCGACACCATGGTCGCGATCGTCTCCTTCGGCTCCCCGCGCAAGCTCCAGCTGCGGCCCGTCGGCGGCCAGCTCGCCGTGAGCCACGCCCTGGGACACGGCGACCTCGTCGTCATGGGCGGCTCCTGCCAACGCACCTGGGAGCACGCCGTGCCCAAGACCGCACGACCGGTCGGACCCCGCATCAGCGTGCAGTTCCGGCCCCGCAACGTCTTCTAG
- a CDS encoding vWA domain-containing protein, which produces MTSLPVPPPLVPVPVAHEADEVLLGFTRALRAAGMGVTHDRAAVFLQAAALVDAGDGAAVFRAGRATLCSGPDDLLRYEHVFEAWFGSRERLPRSIPSTRPREIRSPLPLGDGGESGGEDTPDTVASAASDVEVLSRRDVATLRPDEKALLDALIRALRPRLPQRRATRRAPWRRGEVDVHRTLRTTLRRMGEPAAVEHRRRGTTPRRVVLLVDVSASMRPYADAILRLCHLVSRTAEAGRGRSRVEVFTLGTRLTRVTTAMRTADPDRALVRAGEEVPDWSGGTRLGETMKAFLDLWGARGMARGAVVVVFSDGWERGDAVELGEQVQRLQRLARRVVWVNPHRGKDGYEPVQRGIEAVLPHCDDFVAGHSLRAFDEVLEVIGRA; this is translated from the coding sequence ATGACCTCCCTGCCCGTGCCGCCCCCGCTCGTCCCCGTGCCCGTCGCGCACGAGGCCGACGAGGTGCTGCTCGGGTTCACCCGCGCCCTGCGCGCGGCCGGGATGGGCGTCACCCACGACCGGGCCGCGGTGTTCCTCCAGGCGGCGGCCCTGGTCGACGCGGGCGACGGGGCGGCGGTCTTCCGGGCGGGCCGCGCGACGCTGTGCAGCGGCCCCGACGACCTGCTGCGCTACGAGCACGTCTTCGAGGCGTGGTTCGGCTCCCGGGAGCGGCTGCCTCGCAGCATCCCGTCCACGAGGCCGCGCGAGATCCGCTCGCCGCTGCCGTTGGGAGACGGCGGCGAGAGCGGCGGCGAGGACACCCCCGACACGGTCGCGTCCGCCGCGAGCGACGTCGAGGTGCTCAGCCGTCGCGACGTCGCCACGCTCCGGCCCGACGAGAAGGCGCTGCTCGACGCGCTGATCCGTGCGCTGCGGCCGCGGCTGCCGCAGCGGCGGGCCACGCGGCGCGCGCCCTGGAGGCGGGGGGAGGTCGACGTCCACCGCACGCTGCGCACCACGCTGCGCCGGATGGGCGAGCCGGCCGCCGTCGAGCACCGCCGCCGGGGCACCACGCCGCGCCGCGTGGTGCTCCTCGTCGACGTCTCCGCCTCGATGCGGCCCTACGCCGACGCGATCCTGCGGCTGTGCCACCTCGTGTCGCGCACCGCCGAGGCCGGGCGCGGCCGCAGCCGGGTCGAGGTCTTCACCCTCGGCACGCGGCTGACCCGCGTCACCACCGCGATGCGCACCGCCGACCCCGACCGCGCGCTGGTGCGGGCCGGCGAGGAGGTGCCCGACTGGTCGGGCGGCACCCGGCTCGGCGAGACGATGAAGGCGTTCCTCGACCTGTGGGGCGCGCGCGGCATGGCCCGCGGCGCGGTCGTCGTGGTCTTCTCCGACGGCTGGGAGCGCGGCGACGCCGTGGAGCTCGGCGAGCAGGTGCAGCGGCTGCAGCGGCTGGCCCGTCGGGTGGTCTGGGTCAACCCCCACCGCGGCAAGGACGGCTACGAGCCGGTCCAGCGGGGGATCGAGGCGGTGCTGCCGCACTGCGACGACTTCGTGGCAGGGCACTCCCTGCGCGCGTTCGACGAGGTGCTGGAGGTGATCGGCCGTGCGTGA
- a CDS encoding helix-turn-helix domain-containing protein, with protein MTTFVRSHETLPGGVVSACAYDASGLEPGEHRGLPSPWLTFVVSTAGPVRTFGTVDEPGPPDASRATAYDVLLAGLHPVAARVEQPTRQSGVQLALHPLAARRLLGCTAAELTGVGQDGADVLGPVAAELHGRVAEAPGGQRLRVAEVWLRTRLAATDQGRRVRPEVVRAWQVLQASRGRCRVDDLAREVGLSPRHLRDLVRAELGATPKALARAFRFDHVVARLAADKRGLARLALEAGYADQAHLTREFSAMAGCSPTAWLVEERRNLQDGGHRNRPG; from the coding sequence GTGACGACCTTCGTCCGGAGCCACGAGACGCTGCCCGGGGGCGTCGTCTCGGCGTGCGCCTACGACGCGTCGGGGCTCGAGCCCGGGGAGCACCGCGGCCTGCCCTCGCCCTGGCTGACCTTCGTGGTCTCCACGGCCGGCCCGGTGCGCACCTTCGGCACCGTCGACGAGCCCGGTCCGCCGGACGCGTCGCGCGCCACGGCGTACGACGTGCTGCTGGCGGGCCTGCACCCCGTCGCCGCCCGCGTCGAGCAGCCGACCCGACAGAGCGGCGTCCAGCTGGCGCTGCACCCGCTCGCCGCCCGACGGCTGCTCGGGTGCACCGCGGCCGAGCTCACCGGCGTGGGCCAGGACGGCGCCGACGTGCTGGGCCCCGTCGCCGCCGAGCTGCACGGCCGCGTGGCCGAGGCGCCGGGCGGGCAGCGGCTGCGGGTCGCCGAGGTGTGGCTGCGCACCCGCCTGGCCGCCACCGACCAGGGCCGCCGGGTGCGTCCCGAGGTGGTGCGCGCCTGGCAGGTGCTGCAGGCCAGCCGCGGCCGCTGCCGGGTCGACGACCTCGCCCGCGAGGTCGGCCTGAGCCCCCGGCACCTGCGCGACCTCGTGCGCGCCGAGCTCGGTGCGACGCCCAAGGCGCTGGCCCGGGCCTTCCGCTTCGACCACGTCGTGGCGCGGCTGGCCGCGGACAAGCGCGGGCTGGCCCGGCTCGCGCTCGAGGCGGGGTACGCCGACCAGGCGCACCTGACCCGGGAGTTCAGCGCGATGGCGGGCTGCTCGCCGACGGCCTGGCTGGTCGAGGAGCGCCGAAACCTCCAAGACGGCGGGCACCGCAACCGGCCAGGCTGA
- a CDS encoding aminoglycoside phosphotransferase family protein, producing the protein MHEVRLQPLARQRVASLGEVGQGWFDGLPAVLDELAERWSLTWGRGLPGGSAAYVVAARTADGADRVVKLRMPDPSAVTPGEVPVLAAAAGQGYAVLHDHDAHHDALLLERLGRSLEQTPGEPTRTLDVLVDTLREAWRLPLGTVPVAEHKALSLRTLVLGTDARLGHPCDRDVLHQALAYAEELAAPGPDPDVVVHGDAHPANALRTTRPRAGAPAGHVMVDPDGFRCDPAYDLGVTLREWTRRLEDGGRPLLEGWCDRVAERAGVDRDRTWRWAYLERVSTGLHVLGFGGTVLGERLLGSARLLLANPRPTRRT; encoded by the coding sequence GTGCACGAGGTGAGGCTGCAGCCGCTGGCGCGCCAGCGGGTGGCCTCGCTGGGCGAGGTGGGCCAGGGGTGGTTCGACGGGCTCCCCGCCGTCCTCGACGAGCTCGCGGAGCGGTGGTCGCTGACGTGGGGCCGGGGCCTGCCCGGCGGCAGCGCGGCGTACGTCGTCGCAGCGCGCACCGCCGACGGGGCGGACCGGGTCGTCAAGCTGCGGATGCCCGACCCGAGCGCGGTCACGCCGGGGGAGGTGCCGGTGCTCGCGGCGGCGGCCGGCCAGGGGTACGCCGTGCTGCACGACCACGACGCGCACCACGACGCCCTGCTGCTCGAGCGCCTGGGCCGGTCGCTGGAGCAGACGCCGGGCGAGCCGACCCGCACCCTCGACGTGCTGGTGGACACGCTGCGGGAGGCGTGGCGACTGCCCCTGGGCACCGTGCCCGTGGCCGAGCACAAGGCGCTCTCGCTGCGCACCCTGGTGCTCGGGACCGACGCCCGGCTCGGCCACCCCTGCGACCGCGACGTCCTCCACCAGGCCCTGGCGTACGCCGAGGAGCTCGCCGCCCCCGGTCCGGACCCGGACGTCGTGGTGCACGGTGACGCCCACCCCGCCAACGCGCTGCGCACCACCCGGCCGCGCGCGGGGGCGCCGGCCGGCCACGTGATGGTCGACCCGGACGGGTTCCGCTGCGACCCGGCGTACGACCTCGGGGTGACGCTGCGGGAGTGGACCCGCCGGCTCGAGGACGGGGGCCGGCCGCTGCTGGAGGGGTGGTGCGACCGGGTCGCTGAGCGCGCCGGGGTCGACCGCGACCGGACCTGGCGCTGGGCCTACCTCGAACGGGTCTCCACCGGCCTGCACGTGCTCGGCTTCGGAGGCACCGTGCTCGGCGAGCGGCTGCTCGGCAGCGCGCGGCTGCTGCTCGCCAACCCGCGACCAACCCGTCGGACGTAG
- a CDS encoding FMN-dependent NADH-azoreductase, which yields MTLFRLDASILPATSSSREIADLVEQEWAAQHPHDEVVRRHVGSQPLPAEAWADAVTAGFTPEDERTEAQRRATALAAELVEELTSADAVLLAVPLYNFGVSQHVKAWIDLVIAGSEPGAPLLRGTPVVLATVRGGAYGAGTPREGWDHSTAYLRRILEDVWQADLTLVEREFTLVGVNPALEEFTDLAAEMQRKAHSAAREAGAALGVPPERRAS from the coding sequence GTGACCCTGTTCCGCCTCGACGCCAGCATCCTGCCCGCCACCTCCTCCAGCCGCGAGATCGCCGACCTCGTCGAGCAGGAGTGGGCCGCCCAGCACCCCCACGACGAGGTGGTCCGACGCCACGTCGGCTCGCAGCCGCTGCCCGCCGAGGCCTGGGCCGACGCCGTCACCGCCGGGTTCACGCCCGAGGACGAGCGCACCGAGGCCCAGCGCCGCGCGACGGCGCTCGCCGCCGAGCTGGTCGAGGAGCTGACCTCCGCGGACGCCGTGCTGCTGGCCGTGCCGCTCTACAACTTCGGTGTCTCCCAGCACGTCAAGGCCTGGATCGACCTCGTCATCGCCGGCTCCGAGCCCGGCGCCCCGCTCCTCCGGGGCACGCCCGTCGTGCTCGCCACCGTCCGGGGCGGGGCGTACGGCGCCGGCACCCCGCGCGAGGGCTGGGACCACTCGACGGCCTACCTGCGCCGCATCCTCGAGGACGTCTGGCAGGCCGACCTGACCCTGGTCGAGCGCGAGTTCACCCTGGTGGGCGTCAACCCGGCGCTCGAGGAGTTCACCGACCTCGCCGCGGAGATGCAGCGCAAGGCGCACTCCGCCGCCCGTGAGGCCGGCGCCGCGCTCGGCGTACCCCCGGAGCGCCGCGCCTCCTGA
- a CDS encoding nucleotidyltransferase family protein — protein MTTTGLLLAAGAGRRMGRPKALVEGWLAHAVSSLAACDDVLVVLGAGAAEARGLVPDGVQVAVAEDWAEGMGASLRAGLWHLARSASTRCVVTLVDLPDVDARVVDRLLERTEDPSLLARAAYDGTPGHPVLLGRDHWAGVAEAAVGDQGAKAYLRTHEVVLVECGDLATGRDQDTPDGASGPS, from the coding sequence GTGACCACGACCGGACTGCTCCTCGCCGCCGGCGCCGGGCGACGGATGGGGCGGCCCAAGGCGCTGGTCGAGGGCTGGCTCGCGCACGCCGTGTCCTCGCTCGCCGCGTGCGACGACGTCCTGGTGGTGCTGGGGGCAGGTGCCGCGGAGGCCCGGGGCCTGGTGCCCGACGGCGTGCAGGTGGCGGTCGCGGAGGACTGGGCCGAGGGCATGGGCGCCTCGCTGCGGGCGGGCCTCTGGCACCTCGCGCGGTCGGCGTCGACGCGGTGCGTCGTCACGCTCGTCGACCTGCCCGACGTCGACGCGCGGGTGGTGGACCGGCTGCTGGAGCGCACCGAGGACCCGTCGCTGCTCGCGCGGGCGGCGTACGACGGGACGCCCGGCCACCCCGTGCTGCTCGGACGCGACCACTGGGCCGGTGTGGCCGAGGCGGCGGTGGGCGACCAGGGGGCCAAGGCCTACCTGCGCACCCACGAGGTGGTCCTGGTGGAGTGCGGCGACCTCGCCACCGGGCGCGACCAGGACACCCCCGACGGGGCTAGTGGGCCTTCCTGA